One stretch of Enterobacter sp. RHBSTW-00994 DNA includes these proteins:
- a CDS encoding 4-aminobutyrate--2-oxoglutarate transaminase, which translates to MKNNELNERRLQATPRGIGVMCNFYADKAENATVWDVEGNEVIDFAAGIAVLNTGHRHPKVIAAIEKQLHAFTHTAYQIVPYEGYVALAERINARVPIEGPAKTAFFSTGAEAVENAVKIARAYTKRPGLITFGGAFHGRTFMTMALTGKVAPYKIGFGPFPGSVYHAQYPNDLHGISTREALKSLDRIFKADIAPDQVAAIILEPVQGEGGFNIAPADFMQGLRTVCDTYGILLIADEVQTGFARTGKLFSMEHQSVKPDLITMAKSLAGGMPLSAVSGRADVMDAPAPGGLGGTYAGNPLAIAAALAVLEVIDEEDLCHRAAHLGHDLVEVLSKAKAGCPYIADIRAQGSMVAVEFNDPQTGLPSPEFTRQVQERALQEGLLLLSCGVYGNVIRFLYPLTIPEVQFRKALDIISSVLTR; encoded by the coding sequence GTGAAAAACAACGAGTTGAATGAACGGCGTCTACAGGCGACGCCGCGCGGTATCGGCGTGATGTGTAATTTCTATGCTGATAAAGCAGAGAATGCCACGGTGTGGGATGTGGAAGGCAACGAAGTGATCGACTTTGCTGCCGGGATCGCAGTGCTGAACACCGGACACCGCCACCCGAAGGTTATCGCCGCTATTGAAAAACAGCTGCATGCCTTTACGCATACGGCCTATCAGATTGTGCCATATGAAGGCTATGTGGCGCTGGCGGAACGTATCAACGCTCGCGTACCGATTGAAGGCCCGGCCAAAACCGCCTTCTTCTCCACTGGCGCAGAAGCGGTCGAGAACGCGGTGAAGATTGCGCGCGCATACACTAAACGTCCTGGATTAATTACCTTCGGTGGTGCTTTTCACGGTCGTACCTTCATGACCATGGCACTTACCGGTAAAGTTGCGCCGTACAAAATTGGCTTCGGCCCTTTCCCAGGCTCGGTGTATCACGCGCAATATCCTAATGACCTGCACGGCATCAGTACCCGCGAGGCGCTCAAAAGCCTGGATCGCATTTTTAAGGCCGACATCGCCCCGGATCAGGTTGCCGCCATCATTCTTGAGCCAGTACAAGGTGAAGGCGGATTCAACATCGCGCCTGCCGATTTCATGCAGGGTCTGCGCACCGTGTGCGACACCTACGGAATATTACTGATCGCCGATGAAGTTCAAACCGGCTTTGCGCGTACCGGTAAGTTATTCTCGATGGAGCACCAGAGTGTGAAACCGGACCTGATCACCATGGCCAAAAGTCTGGCAGGAGGCATGCCGCTTTCTGCCGTTTCCGGGCGTGCTGATGTTATGGATGCCCCAGCCCCGGGTGGACTGGGCGGGACCTACGCAGGTAACCCGCTGGCGATTGCCGCCGCACTTGCCGTGCTGGAAGTGATCGACGAAGAAGATCTGTGTCACCGCGCAGCCCATCTCGGCCACGACCTGGTCGAAGTGCTCAGTAAAGCGAAAGCGGGCTGCCCTTATATTGCGGATATTCGCGCGCAAGGCTCAATGGTGGCGGTGGAGTTTAACGATCCGCAAACCGGACTACCTTCGCCGGAGTTTACCCGTCAGGTGCAGGAGCGTGCGCTCCAGGAAGGGTTACTACTGCTGAGTTGTGGCGTGTATGGCAACGTCATTCGCTTCCTTTATCCGCTCACTATCCCCGAAGTTCAGTTCCGTAAAGCGCTGGATATTATCTCGTCAGTGCTGACACGTTAA
- the livJ gene encoding branched chain amino acid ABC transporter substrate-binding protein LivJ yields MNMKGKALLAGCIALAFSTMAQADIKVAVVGAMSGPVAQYGDQEFTGAEQAVADINAKGGIKGEKLQIVKYDDACDPKQAVAVANKVVNDGIKYVIGHLCSSSTQPASDIYEDEGILMITPAATAPELTARGYKLILRTTGLDSDQGPTAAKYIVEKVKPKRIAIIHDKQQYGEGLARSVQDNLKKANADVVFFDGITAGEKDFSTLVARLKKENIDFVYYGGYHPEMGQILRQARAAGLKTQFMGPEGVANVSLSNIAGESAEGLLVTKPKNYDQVPANKPIVDAIKAKKQDPSGAFVWTTYAALQSLQAGLNQSADPAEIAKYLKANSVETVMGPLSWDEKGDLKGFEFGVFDWHANGTATDAK; encoded by the coding sequence ATGAATATGAAGGGTAAAGCGTTACTGGCAGGATGTATCGCGTTGGCATTCAGCACCATGGCTCAGGCCGATATCAAAGTGGCTGTTGTTGGGGCAATGTCTGGTCCGGTAGCACAGTATGGCGATCAGGAGTTCACTGGCGCAGAACAAGCGGTTGCAGATATTAATGCCAAGGGCGGGATCAAGGGCGAAAAACTGCAGATCGTAAAATATGATGATGCCTGTGACCCTAAACAAGCAGTCGCCGTGGCGAACAAAGTGGTCAATGACGGGATCAAATACGTTATCGGTCACCTGTGTTCCTCGTCCACTCAGCCAGCGTCTGACATCTACGAAGACGAAGGCATTCTGATGATCACCCCGGCAGCAACTGCACCAGAGCTGACGGCGCGCGGCTATAAATTGATCCTGCGTACGACAGGCCTGGACTCTGACCAGGGCCCAACGGCAGCCAAATACATCGTCGAAAAAGTGAAACCGAAACGCATCGCCATCATTCACGATAAACAGCAGTATGGTGAAGGGCTGGCACGTTCCGTACAGGACAACCTCAAAAAAGCCAATGCTGACGTGGTGTTCTTTGACGGTATCACTGCTGGTGAGAAAGACTTCTCCACGCTGGTTGCTCGTCTGAAGAAAGAGAATATCGATTTCGTTTACTACGGTGGCTACCACCCTGAAATGGGTCAGATCCTGCGCCAGGCGCGTGCAGCCGGTCTGAAAACCCAGTTCATGGGGCCAGAAGGTGTTGCGAACGTCTCCTTGTCTAATATTGCCGGTGAATCTGCTGAAGGCCTGCTGGTCACCAAGCCTAAGAACTACGACCAGGTTCCTGCGAACAAACCTATCGTAGATGCCATCAAGGCGAAGAAACAGGATCCAAGCGGTGCATTCGTGTGGACCACTTATGCTGCGCTGCAGTCTCTGCAAGCAGGTCTGAATCAGTCAGCCGATCCGGCTGAAATCGCTAAATACCTGAAGGCGAACTCTGTTGAAACCGTTATGGGGCCGTTGTCCTGGGATGAGAAGGGCGATCTGAAAGGCTTCGAGTTCGGTGTGTTTGACTGGCACGCTAACGGTACGGCGACCGACGCCAAATAA
- the panM gene encoding aspartate 1-decarboxylase autocleavage activator PanM, translating into MKLTIIRLVTFSDQDHIDLGKIWPEYSPSSLIVDDTHRIYAARFNERLLAAVRVTLSGTQGALDSLRVRDVTRRRGVGQYLIEEVIRENPSVSAWWMADVGVEDCDVMAAFMQALGFTALENGWEKH; encoded by the coding sequence ATGAAACTGACCATCATCCGTCTGGTGACCTTTAGCGACCAGGATCATATCGACCTGGGCAAAATCTGGCCGGAATACTCCCCTTCGTCGCTGATCGTCGACGACACGCACCGAATTTATGCCGCACGCTTTAACGAGCGTCTGCTCGCTGCCGTTCGCGTGACGCTGAGCGGTACGCAAGGGGCGCTTGACTCACTGCGTGTGCGTGACGTGACCCGCCGTCGCGGTGTGGGGCAATATTTGATTGAAGAGGTGATCCGCGAAAATCCGAGCGTAAGTGCCTGGTGGATGGCCGACGTAGGCGTGGAAGATTGTGATGTGATGGCGGCGTTTATGCAGGCGTTAGGATTTACGGCGCTGGAGAATGGCTGGGAAAAGCATTAG